A single region of the Actinoplanes sp. SE50/110 genome encodes:
- a CDS encoding LytR C-terminal domain-containing protein gives MSFARVRALVVVGVLAVAAIVFVIVALVRDDQADIAAGGKCAAGAPAADIHLPDDPAEVTLQILNGTNRAGLADSVSTEFKNRRFTVKDPGKSKSKLKGVAEIRFGPDTVGKAQLVKAYFLAQAKMVYSDKRKGELIEVVIGSDFQQLATTTEVNQSLVEIGEPTLPPGACLKPVTKKPEND, from the coding sequence ATGAGTTTTGCGCGCGTCCGAGCGCTCGTCGTCGTCGGCGTGCTCGCGGTTGCCGCGATCGTCTTCGTGATCGTCGCGCTGGTGCGCGACGATCAGGCGGACATCGCGGCCGGCGGCAAGTGTGCCGCCGGCGCTCCGGCCGCGGACATTCACCTGCCCGACGACCCGGCCGAGGTGACCCTGCAGATCCTCAACGGGACCAACCGGGCCGGCCTGGCCGACAGCGTCTCCACCGAGTTCAAGAACCGCCGCTTCACGGTCAAGGACCCGGGCAAGAGCAAGAGCAAGCTCAAGGGCGTGGCGGAGATCCGCTTCGGCCCCGACACGGTCGGCAAGGCGCAGCTGGTCAAGGCGTACTTCCTGGCTCAGGCGAAGATGGTGTACAGCGACAAGCGCAAGGGCGAGCTGATCGAGGTGGTGATCGGCAGCGACTTCCAGCAGCTGGCCACCACCACCGAGGTCAACCAGTCGCTGGTCGAGATCGGCGAGCCGACCCTGCCGCCGGGTGCCTGCCTCAAGCCGGTCACCAAGAAGCCCGAGAACGACTAG
- a CDS encoding inositol monophosphatase family protein, giving the protein MSEISPGSTPGELLEIAVRVAREAAATASRMRGEAIGDVQTKSTDTDVVTAADRAVERQVVAALRAERPGDTVLGEEYGGAAGAAPGAVRWILDPIDGTVNYLYGLPQYAVSLAAEVDGEVVAGVVRNAATGDEWTATRGGGAWRDGRRISCSTETVLGQALVGTGFGYDPRRRAHQGRVFAQMITRVRDIRRLGAASLDLCLAAEGRLDAFFEKGLNTWDHAAGGLIAAEAGMVVSGLGGAPAGPEMVLLAPPALHPALHDLLVEVDAAGGP; this is encoded by the coding sequence GTGAGCGAGATTTCTCCGGGATCGACACCCGGCGAGCTGCTGGAGATCGCTGTCCGGGTGGCCCGGGAGGCGGCGGCCACGGCGAGCCGGATGCGCGGCGAGGCGATCGGCGACGTGCAGACCAAGAGCACCGACACGGACGTGGTGACCGCGGCCGACCGGGCGGTCGAGCGGCAGGTGGTGGCGGCGCTGCGGGCCGAGCGGCCGGGGGACACGGTGCTCGGCGAGGAGTACGGCGGGGCGGCCGGCGCGGCGCCCGGCGCGGTCCGCTGGATCCTCGACCCGATCGACGGCACGGTCAACTATCTGTACGGGCTGCCGCAGTACGCGGTCTCGCTGGCCGCCGAGGTCGACGGCGAGGTGGTGGCCGGCGTGGTGCGCAACGCGGCGACCGGCGACGAGTGGACCGCGACCCGCGGCGGCGGCGCCTGGCGGGACGGCCGGCGGATCAGCTGCTCCACCGAGACCGTGCTGGGGCAGGCGCTGGTCGGCACCGGATTCGGCTACGACCCTCGGCGGCGGGCCCATCAGGGCCGCGTCTTCGCCCAGATGATCACCCGTGTGCGGGACATCCGGCGCCTGGGTGCGGCATCCTTGGACCTCTGCCTCGCGGCCGAGGGCAGACTGGACGCGTTCTTCGAGAAAGGTCTCAATACGTGGGATCACGCGGCCGGTGGGCTGATCGCGGCGGAGGCCGGCATGGTCGTGTCCGGCCTGGGCGGCGCCCCGGCCGGTCCGGAGATGGTGCTGCTCGCCCCGCCGGCGCTCCATCCCGCCCTGCACGACCTGCTGGTGGAGGTGGACGCCGCCGGTGGGCCCTAG
- a CDS encoding RNA polymerase sigma factor: protein MAVPNLIASGRSFVTEAHQNGADVRSLTEALITHAQGAGGQLTSAQVAHTLESAAVNPAQAKKILRGLVDAGITVVVDGSASTRRKVAAARSATPASKATTAKTAAPVKKAAPAPKQAAAPSTDPAKATPAARKAAPAKKAAVTAKAAPAKAAKPGEEGPEGEEIDPEELAAEIEDVVVEEPPALVAAAATDAASSATDGDFEWDDEESEALKQARRDAELTASADSVRAYLKQIGKVPLLNAEQEVELAKRIEAGLYAAERLRAAEEGEETLERNFERDLKWINRDGERAKNHLLEANLRLVVSLAKRYTGRGMAFLDLIQEGNLGLIRAVEKFDYTKGYKFSTYATWWIRQAITRAMADQARTIRIPVHMVEVINKLGRIQRELLQDLGREPTPEELAKEMDITPEKVLEIQQYAREPISLDQTIGDEGDSQLGDFIEDSEAVVAVDAVSFSLLQDQLQQVLQTLSEREAGVVRLRFGLTDGQPRTLDEIGQVYGVTRERIRQIESKTMSKLRHPSRSQVLRDYLD from the coding sequence ATGGCCGTGCCCAATCTCATCGCCTCCGGAAGGTCATTCGTGACAGAAGCCCACCAGAACGGTGCCGACGTTCGCTCTCTCACCGAGGCCCTGATCACCCATGCCCAGGGTGCGGGCGGGCAGCTCACTTCGGCCCAGGTCGCGCACACGCTCGAGTCCGCCGCCGTCAACCCGGCACAGGCCAAGAAGATTCTGCGCGGCCTGGTGGACGCCGGGATCACGGTCGTGGTCGACGGCTCGGCCAGCACCCGCCGCAAGGTGGCCGCCGCCCGCTCCGCCACCCCGGCGTCGAAGGCGACGACCGCCAAGACCGCCGCCCCGGTGAAGAAGGCCGCGCCCGCCCCGAAGCAGGCCGCCGCCCCGTCCACCGACCCGGCGAAGGCCACGCCGGCCGCGCGCAAGGCGGCCCCGGCGAAGAAGGCCGCGGTCACCGCCAAGGCCGCCCCGGCGAAAGCCGCCAAGCCCGGCGAGGAGGGTCCCGAGGGCGAGGAGATCGACCCCGAGGAGCTGGCCGCCGAGATCGAGGACGTGGTGGTCGAGGAGCCGCCCGCGCTCGTCGCGGCCGCCGCGACCGACGCCGCCAGTTCGGCCACCGACGGCGACTTCGAGTGGGACGACGAGGAGTCCGAGGCGCTCAAGCAGGCCCGCCGGGACGCCGAGCTGACCGCCTCGGCCGACTCGGTCCGCGCCTACCTCAAGCAGATCGGCAAGGTTCCGCTGCTCAACGCGGAGCAGGAGGTCGAGCTCGCCAAGCGGATCGAGGCCGGCCTCTACGCCGCCGAGCGGCTGCGCGCCGCCGAGGAGGGCGAGGAGACGCTCGAGCGCAACTTCGAGCGTGACCTCAAGTGGATCAACCGGGACGGCGAGCGGGCCAAGAACCACCTGCTCGAGGCGAACCTGCGGCTCGTGGTCTCGCTGGCCAAGCGCTACACCGGCCGCGGCATGGCGTTCCTGGACCTGATCCAGGAGGGCAACCTCGGCCTGATCCGCGCCGTCGAGAAGTTCGACTACACCAAGGGCTACAAGTTCTCGACCTACGCGACGTGGTGGATCCGGCAGGCGATCACCCGCGCGATGGCCGACCAGGCCCGCACCATCCGCATCCCGGTGCACATGGTCGAGGTCATCAACAAGCTCGGCCGCATCCAGCGCGAGCTGCTCCAGGACCTGGGCCGTGAGCCCACCCCGGAGGAGCTGGCCAAGGAAATGGACATCACGCCGGAGAAGGTGCTGGAGATCCAGCAGTACGCGCGTGAGCCCATCTCGCTGGACCAGACGATCGGCGACGAGGGCGACAGCCAGCTCGGCGACTTCATCGAGGACTCCGAGGCGGTCGTCGCGGTCGACGCGGTCTCCTTCTCGCTGCTGCAGGACCAGCTCCAGCAGGTGCTGCAGACGCTCTCCGAGCGGGAGGCGGGCGTGGTCCGGCTGCGGTTCGGCCTGACCGACGGGCAGCCGCGGACCCTGGACGAGATCGGCCAGGTCTACGGCGTCACCCGTGAGCGGATCCGGCAGATCGAGTCGAAGACGATGTCGAAGCTGCGGCACCCGTCACGGTCGCAGGTTCTGCGCGACTACCTCGACTAG
- a CDS encoding diguanylate cyclase — protein MRETTQHAVRLLERAQTGDATAALAEAETVLRSPGGDLACMHFVRVVCRIAQSDPAGAIAAVGPMLCAAEREGSRGWQAAGLASRAWQRLRAASTGGMTADHDTDEVLRDLVAAEMLADGEPDPVAAVNSRVAVAIGWYELRLYELAEPQFTVAYRMSSADAGRNGNRAMWSLNLAEMHLRWALELYQIHRPAEAEGHSAEAERYAIRAAGEVSGADAACWRDNALLYAACARADRHDPGGAAADIVRYTARLRDRGFPTDALAISRPFHGVALLRSGRPADALAVMAEAATGLPPDADWLVVASTHRTRAVLLAHLGSADAAATLAYGDGLAAALWRQRLNTLHAARTRYDLEQLRVQHEQVAKAAEIDPLTGIANRRAFDQALHAALSRPGDAAVLLIDTDKFKVINDTLGHAAGDAALRAIAAALAAQVEAADLVARLGGDEFAALLPGAGAAEAAAVARRMVQAVRDIPDCLATVSIGIAVGPAAALHDVLEQADEAMYRAKHRGGDGTETTFTPQNRAAA, from the coding sequence ATGCGGGAGACCACGCAGCACGCCGTACGCCTGCTGGAGCGGGCGCAGACCGGCGACGCCACCGCGGCGCTCGCCGAGGCGGAAACCGTGCTCCGCAGCCCTGGCGGCGACCTCGCCTGCATGCACTTCGTCCGGGTGGTGTGCCGGATCGCCCAGTCCGACCCGGCCGGCGCGATCGCCGCGGTCGGCCCGATGCTGTGCGCCGCCGAGCGGGAGGGCAGCCGCGGCTGGCAGGCCGCCGGCCTGGCCAGCCGCGCGTGGCAGCGGCTGCGCGCCGCCTCGACCGGCGGGATGACCGCCGACCACGACACCGACGAGGTGCTCCGCGACCTGGTCGCCGCCGAGATGCTGGCCGACGGCGAGCCCGACCCGGTGGCCGCGGTCAACTCCCGGGTCGCGGTCGCCATCGGGTGGTACGAGCTGCGGCTGTACGAGCTGGCCGAGCCCCAGTTCACCGTCGCGTACCGGATGAGCAGTGCGGACGCCGGCCGGAACGGCAACCGGGCGATGTGGTCGCTGAACCTGGCCGAGATGCACCTGCGCTGGGCGCTGGAGCTGTACCAGATCCACCGGCCGGCCGAGGCCGAGGGCCACAGCGCCGAAGCCGAGCGGTACGCCATCCGGGCGGCCGGCGAGGTGTCCGGCGCCGACGCGGCCTGCTGGCGGGACAACGCGCTGCTCTACGCCGCCTGCGCCCGCGCCGACCGGCACGACCCGGGCGGGGCCGCGGCCGACATCGTGCGGTACACCGCGCGACTGCGGGACCGCGGCTTCCCGACCGACGCGCTGGCGATCAGCCGGCCCTTCCACGGGGTGGCGCTGCTGCGCTCCGGGCGGCCCGCCGACGCCCTCGCGGTGATGGCCGAGGCGGCCACCGGGCTGCCGCCCGACGCGGACTGGCTGGTCGTCGCCAGCACCCACCGCACCCGGGCGGTCCTGCTGGCCCACCTCGGCTCGGCGGACGCCGCGGCCACCCTGGCCTACGGGGACGGCCTGGCCGCCGCCCTGTGGCGCCAGCGGCTGAACACGCTGCACGCCGCCCGTACCCGGTACGACCTGGAACAGCTGCGCGTCCAGCACGAGCAGGTCGCGAAGGCCGCCGAGATCGACCCGCTCACCGGCATCGCCAACCGGCGCGCCTTCGACCAGGCGCTGCACGCCGCGCTGTCCCGGCCCGGCGACGCTGCCGTGCTGCTCATCGACACCGACAAGTTCAAGGTGATCAACGACACGCTGGGCCACGCCGCCGGCGACGCCGCCCTGCGCGCCATCGCGGCCGCGCTGGCCGCCCAGGTCGAGGCCGCCGACCTGGTGGCGCGCCTGGGCGGCGACGAGTTCGCGGCGCTGCTGCCGGGCGCCGGGGCGGCGGAGGCGGCCGCGGTCGCCCGCCGGATGGTGCAGGCCGTCCGCGACATCCCGGACTGCCTGGCCACGGTCAGCATCGGCATCGCCGTCGGTCCGGCTGCCGCCCTGCACGACGTGCTGGAACAGGCCGACGAGGCCATGTACCGAGCCAAACACCGCGGCGGCGACGGCACCGAGACAACCTTCACCCCACAGAACCGAGCCGCCGCCTGA